The genomic stretch CGTGTTTGATTTTTATGCACAACATACCCcttttgtcgctataaaaaaactcaattgcgcataactcctagaCCGGAATTCTGAATCGActaattttttttcctaaaatgattatctcgtcataTTCTACGATTTGtggaaaaaaaattgtcgactgacattttatagggttttttttaacgaaaatctcaaatcaaccatatcttcgatcttaaatttccgaatgaccattttcgttttatcaatctatagatctcgaagagataatcaatttgaaaaaaaaattagtcaattccgattttctggtctataatttatgaccaattgaaaattttaaaaacgataaaaaggcacgttgtgcttgaaaatcaaatttcaaggatattatgtgcacaaacttaaaaagttgggtaccacgtgaaaaatgacaaagtttgagggtaccacgtgaattttccgatgTTTTAATTGACAATTTGTACAAAAATTAGGGGTGTTAGACAATTTTAGTTGACATTTTTGTACAAAAATTCACAGCTATAAAAATTAGGAGTGTTCAGTGGACCGGCCCAAGTTGAGGCTGGCCAGGCTGGGAGGTTGCAGCCCAGGCATAGTGCAAACACAAGATTAGGTTTGGGTCAGGCTAGTGTCGTGCAAGCTTCTTCCAACCCGCTACTCGGGGTCGAGCCtcctttgttttttatttttatatatctTTCCAGTGCTAGGATCGGTCAGAGCCAAGAAAATGGCAGCACTCTATGTCGGGCTAAAAATAACTGGCCCATGGGTGGACGCTGAGTCAAGCTGGTCTGCACCATTAAACAACCTAATCCACAACCAGAAAATAGAGATAACTGGGGCGACCATAGTGGATGAAGTATCCCCCTCACGACTGCCCATTGGCACATGTATCCACCTGACCACCACGTAACTCATACCCGTAGGTCGTAGGCTCGTAGCTACCCTACCACCCCATTAGTCCATGAATTTTACAAGTTTTCAAAACCAGATTCATCCCCGCGGATGTAAATATTATACGCATCTCATTTACCCAATAATCTTTTTATTTGTATACTCCGTATAATTTACGTAACTTATAGCAAAAGGTTAATAAAAAAGACTTTATCATAATTATATTATATCTACCCCACCATAAAAGGATTACACATCTGAGGTAGTATCTCAGAccttatagtttttgagcatatatacatttttttttgagcatattaccatttataaatatagtttttaagcaatattataattttttagtgtaatgttttagtaaatgtgctcaaaaactttatactaataaaacaaaactcaaaaatttaaaataaaactcagacaATAAACAAAAAGAGGTACTACATCAAATGTATAGTTTACGAACTGCCATATCAATTAAGGGTTACAAATTTTGTACTCAAACTTGCTTCGCCCCGCTTAAAACTTTCTCATACGATCATACCCTCATCAACAGTGGCGATTATGCAGGGGATGCACCTGCACTGCATCCCTCTTTGTTAACAAATAagtataattttgtgtaattaAGAGACATattaattatgttttttttttttttgaaataaaccaAAGCGGTTtatcatatattaattaaatccTGTTCCGCAACATTCACAAAAGACAACGGCATAGCATCCAACCAAAATCTCCTACCTATGATCCATGGCGAAGCATGAGCTACTAAGTGAGCTAACTTATTACTATCcctacgagtataattaaaaatAACAGAATCAAAAGACGGAACTAAACTTAAAATTTCTTTATAAATGAGAAAAATATCGCTACGTCCCTTCTTTCCTCCCTGTAGGTCAGCAACCACGTTAAGGCAATCGCTTTCAACGATAACATTCCGCATCCCAACACGCCGAGCCTCCTTCAAACCAAGGAGAACAGCCTCCGTCTCAGCCATTTGCACGGGCCTAACACCCTCGGCCTGAACCGACACTGCCCAAGCCACCCTTCCATCACCGTCTCTGCAAACTGCTCCCAAACTTACACCCATACCCTCCTTAACGCCTGCGCCAACATTAATCTTTCAAACACCACCACTCGGCCTACTCCAGCGACCCTCCTCCACCGAAACTCCCTGCCTCCTTTGCTCCTCAGACCTATCCTCCGTTAGGCATTTCATTTCCCAAACCACATCCGTCACCCTCCTTACAACTCTCTCGCTCGTCCACATCCCATTGTCAAACAACAATTTATTTCTCTGTTCCCAAATCACCCAACACGAAGTCATAAAGAGAATCCGTTCCTCCACCTCCATAGCACGTAGCTCGACCTCCACCCACTCCCTTATGCGCAAATTTCTGTGACTCCTAAAAACCTCCAGCCCCACCATTTCCCATACCTCTTCATTCCAGCCGCAATCTCGAACCATATGGATACAAGACTCCTCGCCATCGTGACACTTAGGATAAGAACAATCGAAGTCCCGAACCCGGGCCGCAATATTACTTTTAACCGGTAGCGCATCACTACACAGCTGCCACATGAAAA from Silene latifolia isolate original U9 population chromosome 2, ASM4854445v1, whole genome shotgun sequence encodes the following:
- the LOC141632966 gene encoding uncharacterized protein LOC141632966, producing MGVSLGAVCRDGDGRVAWAVSVQAEGVRPVQMAETEAVLLGLKEARRVGMRNVIVESDCLNVVADLQGGKKGRSDIFLIYKEILSLVPSFDSVIFNYTRRDSNKLAHLVAHASPWIIGRRFWLDAMPLSFVNVAEQDLINI